DNA from Lentilitoribacter sp. Alg239-R112:
CCACTGGACGAACCAGAAGAGGATGATCGCTGGACGGGCATTGCACTAGAAATTGATTTGGACATATGGTTGGAGAAGCCCTTAAAGCGCTTATCGTTATCACGCCTATTATGGTACCAACGATCACGATCCCACCTAGGTCGGTAGCTTGAAACACCTGCTGTTTTTGCCTCAGCACTCTCTAGCCATTTGTCAAATGTCTCAGACCAAGGTTTTTCTATATCCAGTGCCACAGCATAGGGAAGTTGTTTTTCAAAATATTTCGGAGACATTCTCGGTGTTCCGGCAAGGTTCATTCGCTGCTCGTGATAATTTTCCAGGTGCAACTTCAACCCTTCAATTTGAGCCATTAGCTCAGCACCCATATTTGTTGGACGTCCCATGAGATCAAAGAAGAAAATATTTAATGCAACCAGCAACACAGCTACAATGGCAAATGGAATATGGCTCCATGTGTTTGTATCTTCTATCACAAGATAGATGCCCGCTATTATTAACCCTGCTCCCACCACGCCTATAACGCTCATGATCGAGACGAGTAGATAACGAAGCCCATCATTTTCAAAGCTCAAAAACCATTTACCCAGTAGATATATTGGAATGAGAAGCACGCCTGCAATAATTGCGAAAATGGTGGATGTAATGAGCGTGAATAAGCCCATGATGTTAAAAACCATCGTTGCGCCCAAACCAACGATGGTGAGGATAATGCCAAGAGCAATCGCGCCGCTATTATGTTTATAGAACATATTACGATGTTCGCTAGATATCGCGTTATTAAAGGAGCTCCGAAGTGCCGTTAATGATTTACCATTGGATTTAGTGATGCGGAAAGTGCCGTATTTGTTCACCGCCTCCATAATTGCCGCCTCACCAACAGGTAGTTTTTGCAACTCCCGATTTTCGCTTACTACCAGCTGGGGATCACCATCTATATCTTCAATTTTAATGTAATCTTTCACTGCCAGGTTCAAAATTGCTGCGGAAATGGATGTGAATGTTCCATCAACTCTACTTCGATTATAGATATAACGCACCAATGCTGGCGAAATGCCGAGCGAGGTCGTTTGCCGTTCACGTATGTGAGATGGAGTTGGGTCCC
Protein-coding regions in this window:
- a CDS encoding DUF2207 domain-containing protein; protein product: MRVYNYIYTFASTCLVLILVLLPAAYANEQITDYHARIEIAKNGDLTVTETISVIAEGRNINRGIFRDFPLYFISSNGTEKRVDFDIISIKRNGNKEPYHTSYVNSDIRIYIGEEDYYIDRGPHTYEIKYQTDRQMQFFNEGDELYWNVTGNFWQFQINKASAEVHAPDNGKISGVAFFTGRVGQQLQFANAKISDDGRSAFFETTKALSQGEGLTIVAQMPVGTVNKPTESQEFWWFMRDFGHVVVATITLIIVGLYYGISWLIIGRDPTPSHIRERQTTSLGISPALVRYIYNRSRVDGTFTSISAAILNLAVKDYIKIEDIDGDPQLVVSENRELQKLPVGEAAIMEAVNKYGTFRITKSNGKSLTALRSSFNNAISSEHRNMFYKHNSGAIALGIILTIVGLGATMVFNIMGLFTLITSTIFAIIAGVLLIPIYLLGKWFLSFENDGLRYLLVSIMSVIGVVGAGLIIAGIYLVIEDTNTWSHIPFAIVAVLLVALNIFFFDLMGRPTNMGAELMAQIEGLKLHLENYHEQRMNLAGTPRMSPKYFEKQLPYAVALDIEKPWSETFDKWLESAEAKTAGVSSYRPRWDRDRWYHNRRDNDKRFKGFSNHMSKSISSAMPVQRSSSSGSSSGSSGGGGGGGGGGGW